One window from the genome of Molothrus ater isolate BHLD 08-10-18 breed brown headed cowbird chromosome 5, BPBGC_Mater_1.1, whole genome shotgun sequence encodes:
- the SHISA8 gene encoding protein shisa-8 — translation MAPRSRGRMEPSYVVGICCLVLLEPGRVWSGEPSTGGPGESGNSSQAPPPETTVPAPTGAAPPGGDRCRGYYDVMGQWDPPFNCNAGIYQYCCGTCGYRFCCQFKPGRLDQSGCSNYDTPNWVNTGQPPARVDETPEDPTRDKTNMIVYIICGVVAIMVLVGIFTKLGLEKAQGPQTEMTVSRTLTDLLKQPGHSPSENMDSLMGGVQVPLSEGLARGPSRNSTDKPPLNNAVAIAPSLGRPHSHGKRLPLASSLALSAPDYTSYTTLKVGESATEDFYRRFGGLEPPPASTLTFPAEAPVLAEGCPLPKAKGTKVPGGLAFPGGWEGGPHRGPRRPGLATLRPEGPPEAFGPSASLYGQHSRHLATNSKTEVTV, via the exons ATGGCCCCCCGGAGCCGCGGGCGCATGGAGCCGAGCTACGTCGTGGGTATctgctgcctggtgctgctggagccggGCCGGGTGTGGAGCGGCGAGCCCAGCACCGGGGGGCCCGGGGAGAGCGGGAACAGCAGCCAGGCTCCGCCGCCGGAGACCACGGTCCCTGCGCCCACTGGAGCGGCACCACCGGGGGGGGACCGCTGCCGCGGGTACTACGACGTGATGGGGCAGTGGGACCCGCCGTTCAACTGCAACGCCGGCATCTACCAGTACTGCTGCGGGACCTGCGGGTACCGCTTCTGCTGCCAGTTCAAGCCCGGGCGGCTGGACCAGAGTGGCTGCTCCAACTACGACACCCCCAACTGGGTCAACACGGGCCAGCCGCCTGCCCGGGTGGACGAGACCCCCGAGGACCCCACTCGTGACAAGACCAACATGATCGTCTACATCATCTGCGGTGTGGTGGCCATCATGGTGCTGGTGGGCATCTTCACCAAGCTGGGCCTGGAGAAGGCACAGGGTCCCCAGACAGAGATGACCGTCTCCAG GACACTGACAGATCTGCTGAAGCAGCCAGGCCACAGCccctctgagaacatggacaGCCTCATGGGGGGTGTGCAGGTCCCACTGAGTGAGGGGCTGGCTCGGGGTCCCTCCAGAAACAGCACAG ACAAGCCACCCTTGAACAACGCAGTGGCCATTGCCCCTTCACTGGGGCGGCCCCACAGCCATGGCAAGCGCCTGCCTCTGGCCAGCAGCCTGGCCCTCTCAGCCCCGGACTACACTTCCTACACCACCCTCAAGGTTGGAG AGAGCGCCACCGAGGACTTCTACAGGCGGTTCGGGGGGCTGGAGCCACCCCCCGCCAGCACACTGACCTTCCCAGCCGAGGCTCCGGTCCTGGCCGAGGGCTGCCCCCTGCCCAAGGCCAAGGGCACCAAGGTGCCAGGGGGTCTGGCCTTCCcggggggctgggaggggggcCCCCATCGCGGCCCCCGCCGGCCGGGCCTGGCCACCCTGCGCCCTGAGGGGCCACCTGAGGCCTTTGGCCCCTCCGCCTCGCTGTACGGGCAGCACTCCCGGCACTTGGCCACCAACAGCAAGACCGAGGTCACCGTCTGA